The DNA window GTCGCGGACGCGCAGGCGCTCGCGTCGGCAATCCGGCGCCTGGCAGGCGACGCCGCTCTGCGCGGCAAGTTAGGCCAACGGGCGCAGGAATGGGCCCAAGGCGACAATTCACCCCGGGCAATCGGAGCGAAATCAGCATGCCTCTATCGCTCCATCATTGACGGCGGGATGGCATCATGAACTCTGGACCGGTACTCGTGCGGCACTATGCACCCGGCGGCAAAGAGCATGGTGGCGGGATCGGCCGGTTCATCGGCTACGTCGCAGCGGCAGAGGGTTCCGCTCGGCACAGCGTTGTGGACACTCGAGGTCCGTGGCTGTCCCTAGCCAGCCCGCTGCGTCTTCTTGCAGCGATGATGGTGATGGCAGGCGACCGGCTGTCTAGCCCATTCTGCATCCACCACATCCACGTTGCGGGTCGGGGCAGCACCATCCGCAAGCTAATGCTAGCTGCTGCGGCGCGAGTATTGGGCTGCCAGCATGTCCTGCACCTGCACGATTATGACTATGCCCATGATTATGCCAGCCGTTCAACCATTGGGCGGGTTGTCGTGAAACGCATGTTCCAAGGAGCCGATGCAGTCATCGTCTTGGGGCAGCACGACTGCCGGCTGATGACAAAGGTGCTGGGGGTCCGTCCGGAGCGCGTGGTCGTTTTCCCCAACTGTGCCCCTGATCCCGGCCCGGCCGAGGCGCAGGTACAGGTTTGCCCGAGGATCGTGTTCCTAGGTCGGCTGAGCGAGCGGAAAGGAGTGCCGGAACTGCTCGCGGCGCTGGCCTCGCCGGGGATGGCCGTGGCGCCGTGGAAGGCCGTCATTGCAGGGGACGGCGATGTGGCCCGCTTCCGCGACCTTGCTCGCAGCCTTGGCATCGGCCACCGGATCGAGATGCCG is part of the Paracoccus liaowanqingii genome and encodes:
- a CDS encoding glycosyltransferase family 4 protein; translated protein: MNSGPVLVRHYAPGGKEHGGGIGRFIGYVAAAEGSARHSVVDTRGPWLSLASPLRLLAAMMVMAGDRLSSPFCIHHIHVAGRGSTIRKLMLAAAARVLGCQHVLHLHDYDYAHDYASRSTIGRVVVKRMFQGADAVIVLGQHDCRLMTKVLGVRPERVVVFPNCAPDPGPAEAQVQVCPRIVFLGRLSERKGVPELLAALASPGMAVAPWKAVIAGDGDVARFRDLARSLGIGHRIEMPGWLDVDEAGAILNWADILVLPSHAEGMAMAVIEGLAHGLAVITTPVGAHEEAITDGVNGIFVKPGDIQSLSDALATLVTEPDRRQALSHGGRALFLSRFSMPVYMCRLDALYADICRKASARSPYQDPEHEPD